In Malassezia vespertilionis chromosome 4, complete sequence, the DNA window GCAGCACCGCGGTGCACGCCACGCTCGGCCGAAAGACGCCGGAGCGGACTCGGCGCACACCGTCCCTTTCCGCCGTCATGTTTCGCACCTTAATTGTTCGTGCGGCGGAACGGCGCACGCCGATGATAAAGTTTCCCGTTCGCAGCAACACACCAAGTATGTATTGCATATATTCTTACCGCAGCGGATTCACACCTGCCGCATGCGCAtcccgacgcgccgcccgaAGTGAAGGCCAGCTTTGCCAAGTTCCGCGAGTTCCGCGATAAGGGCCCCCACTTTGATCCTGAACGCTTGCAGCCATTTGGCCGCGACGTGGAAAGTGCATCGGGCACCACGGGGGATGCCGTGGACGATATCACCCAACTGTCACCTAGGTTTTGGAATACACCGGCGCTTCGCCTGGGTCAGCAGGAGATGGATGCCATTACGGTACGCATGGCATACTACCTAACACTAGTCTGGCGGCGCTACATTGTTTGACTAACGCGTGTGTAGCATATACTCATAGGAATGCAGCCAAAACGGACTTTGTCTAGTGGAGGTTTCCCCCTGTAACGGTTGCGCCTTGCCATGTTGCGTCCAAGCACGCCCGCAGATGGACCGAGTGCTTCTGGCTACTATACCCCCACAAATGCCACACAGTCCATGCCGGGCGTCacacgctcgcgcacactGTTCTTTTTGAGCATCCGTGACTCGCTCACGCCGGGGTACGCGTCTTCTGCACcgctcctgcgcgacgacgcaGGGCGCAAACCCGGTGTATTTTTTGACACGGACACTGTCGCACTCAGCATACCACCACCGCACAGTTCGCTTCCCCCACGCTGGGTCGATGTGTCGGAAGAGGTGGACCGCgtccttgtgcagctcaCACCGAAATTGGCAGAACTCGatcgcttgcacgcacggcatcTACTGCCTAGTTTTGTAGACAAGTCGGAAcaggagcgcgagatcGAGTCGCTTACCGCGGATATCACATCCGATTTCCGCGCGGCATCGCGGCACATTGCACGTCTTGCGTCGCACACTACCGAGGTCatccgctcgcgcacgctgaGCCACGCTGAGCtcactgccgcgcgcaatgcacagactgcgctcgcgacgcgcgtccAGCATCTCTCTTCCGTATTCCGACGGAAGCAGTCGCTTTACttgcgccgtttgcaaGGAATGGAGGAGCCAGAGAAACGTGCGGTACCCGATCTACTTGAGAGCCAGATTGCGGTTCAGGAAGATATGGAACTTTCGCAACGCCAGCTAAAAGGCGATGTACAGGCTTCGCTTCTGTTGGATACCCAAGACACGGACGAGCTTAACTCATTCCGCGAACGCGATTGCGAAATTACGCAAATCGCGAAGTCGATTGGCGAGTTGGCACAAATGTTTCAGGATTTGAATGCACTCGTGATCGAACAAGGGACCATGCTGGATCGCATCGATTATAATATTGAGAATATGGCTACAGATGTACAAGAGTCATCGGTCCAGCTGAGGCAGGCGATGGCGTACCAAGCAGGTGCAGGGCGCCGCCAACTGATCCTGCTGCTTCT includes these proteins:
- a CDS encoding uncharacterized protein (EggNog:ENOG503P924; COG:S) — translated: MFRTLIVRAAERRTPMIKFPVRSNTPTDSHLPHAHPDAPPEVKASFAKFREFRDKGPHFDPERLQPFGRDVESASGTTGDAVDDITQLSPRFWNTPALRLGQQEMDAITSGGATLFD
- the tlg2 gene encoding t-SNARE affecting a late Golgi compartment protein 2 (COG:U; EggNog:ENOG503NYTG; TransMembrane:1 (o325-346i)), with protein sequence MLRPSTPADGPSASGYYTPTNATQSMPGVTRSRTLFFLSIRDSLTPGYASSAPLLRDDAGRKPGVFFDTDTVALSIPPPHSSLPPRWVDVSEEVDRVLVQLTPKLAELDRLHARHLLPSFVDKSEQEREIESLTADITSDFRAASRHIARLASHTTEVIRSRTLSHAELTAARNAQTALATRVQHLSSVFRRKQSLYLRRLQGMEEPEKRAVPDLLESQIAVQEDMELSQRQLKGDVQASLLLDTQDTDELNSFRERDCEITQIAKSIGELAQMFQDLNALVIEQGTMLDRIDYNIENMATDVQESSVQLRQAMAYQAGAGRRQLILLLLLSIALLVGLLVVRPFFR